In a genomic window of Chrysemys picta bellii isolate R12L10 chromosome 1, ASM1138683v2, whole genome shotgun sequence:
- the SCNN1A gene encoding amiloride-sensitive sodium channel subunit alpha codes for MHQVVAVKAENVPVGERLRRCKQEAEKQQKVEEVAEKLEKECQGLIEFHKSYHELFQFFCNNTTIHGAIRLVCSKRNKMKTAFWSVLFFLTFGLMYWQFGILYRQYFSFPVNLNLNLNSDRLTFPAVTLCTLNPYRYSAVQKELDELDRITHQTLMDLYNYNMSLVQSNWAAQSSRKRSPRSLSHHVHRHPLRRHKRDEPASLKGNSPPVDKSDWKIGFILCNETNEDCFHQTYSSGVDAVREWYSFHYINILARMPNTKALDESNFENFIYACRFNEVTCDKANYTHFHHPIYGNCYTFNDGNSSLWTSSLPGINNGLSLLVRTEQNDYIPLLSTVTGARVMVHEQNEPAFMDDGGFNVRPGMETSISMRKETTMRLGGSYSDCTEDGSDVLVQNLYSSRYTEQVCIRSCFQSSMVERCGCAYYFYPLPSGAEYCDYTKHIAWGHCYYKLQVEFKSNVLGCFSKCRKPCEVTEYQLSAGHSHWPSTVSEDWVSHMLSRQNKYNITSKRNGVAKVNIFFEEWKYKTNGESPAFTVVTLLSQLGNQWSLWFGSSVLSVVELAELILDFIAITFILSFRWLRSRQLLASAVPPPGAHDNTAFQPEPSGPSAPHRFTVEAVVTTLPSYNSLELCGQNRDAEIGVE; via the exons ATGCATCAA GTTGTAGCTGTGAAGGCAGAGAACGTGCCAGTGGGGGAGAGGCTGCGGAGGTGTAAACAGGAAGCAGAGAAGCagcagaaggtggaggaagtggCAGAGAAGTTGGAGAAGGAGTGTCAGGGCCTCATTGAGTTCCACAAGTCATACCATGAACTCTTCCAGTTCTTCTGTAACAACACAACCATCCATGGAGCAATCCGCTTAGTCTGCTCCAAGAGGAACAAAATGAAGACAGCCTTCTGGTCTGTGCTCTTCTTCCTCACCTTTGGCCTAATGTACTGGCAATTTGGGATCCTCTACAGGCAGTACTTCAGCTTCCCTGTCAACCTGAACCTTAACCTCAACTCAGACAGGCTGACCTTCCCTGCTGTCACACTGTGCACCCTCAACCCCTACAG ATACAGTGCTGTCCAGAAGGAGCTGGATGAACTGGATCGTATCACCCATCAGACACTAATGGACCTGTATAACTACAATATGTCTCTAGTACAAAGCAACTGGGCAGCCCAGTCCAGCCGGAAACGTAGCCCAAGGAGTCTGTCCCACCATGTCCACCGCCACCCACTGAGGAGACACAAGCGTGATGAACCAGCCAGCCTGAAGGGAAACAGTCCTCCAGTGGACAAAAGTGACTGGAAAATTGGCTTCATCCTG TGCAATGAGACCAATGAGGATTGTTTCCACCAGACGTATTCCTCAGGTGTAGATGCTGTGCGTGAATGGTACAGTTTCCACTACATCAACATTTTGGCACGGATGCCTAACACAAAGGCCCTGGATGAGTCCAATTTTGAGAACTTCATCTATGCTTGCCGCTTCAATGAGGTTACATGTGACAAGGC GAATTACACCCATTTCCATCATCCTATTTATGGAAACTGCTACACATTCAATGATGGCAATAGCAGCCTGTGGACGTCATCCCTGCCTGGGATCAATAATG GCCTCTCTCTGCTAGTGCGCACAGAGCAGAACGACTATATCCCACTGCTGTCCACAGTGACGGGAGCCCGGGTGATGGTCCATGAGCAGAATGAACCAGCCTTCATGGACGATGGGGGCTTCAATGTGCGTCCGGGTATGGAGACCTCCATCAGCATGAGAAAG GAGACGACAATGCGTCTTGGGGGCAGCTACAGTGACTGCACTGAAGATGGCAGTGATGTTCTAGTGCAGAACCTGTACTCGTCCCGTTACACTGAGCAG GTCTGCATTCGTTCCTGTTTCCAGAGCAGTATGGTAGAGCGCTGTGGTTGTGCATATTACTTCTACCCCTTACCTTCTGGAGCAGAGTATTGTGATTACACGAAGCATATAGCATGGG GTCACTGTTATTACAAACTCCAGGTTGAATTCAAATCCAATGTTCTGGGCTGTTTCAGCAAATGTCGGAAACCTTGCGA GGTGACTGAGTATCAGCTGTCAGCTGGACACTCCCACTGGCCTTCCACTGTTTCCGAG GATTGGGTGTCTCACATGCTGTCCCGACAGAATAAGTACAATATCACATCCAAGAG GAATGGAGTGGCCAAAGTGAACATATTTTTTGAGGAATGGAAGTATAAAACCAATGGGGAGTCTCCTGCCTTCACG GTGGTGACGCTGCTCTCACAGCTGGGGAATCAGTGGAGTCTCTGGTTTGGTTCCTCTGTTCTTTCTGTGGTGGAGCTCGCTGAGCTGATTTTGGATTTCATTGCTATCACCTTCATCCTCTCCTTCCGGTGGCTCCGCTCCCGTCAGCTACTGGCCTCTGCTGTGCCACCCCCAGGTGCTCATGACAACACTGCCTTCCAGCCTGAACCTTCTGGCCCCAGTGCTCCACACCGCTTCACTGTCGAGGCTGTGGTAACTACGCTGCCCTCCTACAACAGCCTGGAACTATGTGGGCAGAACAGGGATGCTGAGATTGGAGTGGAGTGA